A single window of Streptomyces griseoviridis DNA harbors:
- a CDS encoding FdhF/YdeP family oxidoreductase: MATKPPKGDPVQDAPQVTEPKHAAAGLPAIGHTLRIAQQQMGVKRTALTLLRVNQKDGFDCPGCAWPEPDHRHTAEFCENGAKAVAEEATLRRVTPEFFAAHPVADLADRSGYWLGQQGRLTHPMYLPEGADHYEPVSWERAFDIVAEEIAALGSPDEALFYTSGRTSNEAAFLYQLFARELGTNNLPDCSNMCHESSGSALSETIGVGKGSVLLDDLYQADLIIVAGQNPGTNHPRMLSALEKAKAGGARIISVNPLPEAGLERFKNPQTPQGMLKGAALTDLFLQIRLGGDQALFRLLNKLILRTEGAVDDTFVREHTHGYEEFAHAAEAADWDETLAATGLTRAEIEETLRMVLASERTIVCWAMGLTQHKHSVPTIREVVNFLLLRGNIGRPGAGVCPVRGHSNVQGDRTMGIFERPAPAFLDALQREFGFAPPREHGYDVVRAIRALRDGEAKVFFAMGGNFVSASPDTEVTEAAMRRARLTVHVSTKLNRSHVVTGARALILPTLGRTERDVQAGGEQFVTVEDSMGMVHASRGRLEPAGPALLSEPAIVCRLARRVLGTGSVVPWEEFEKDYATVRDRISRVVPGFEDFNARVAHPGGFALPHGPRDERRFPTATGKANFTAAAVEYPELPPGRLLLQTLRSHDQYNTTIYGLDDRYRGIKNGRRVVLVNPQDAAELGVADGTYVDLVGEWKDGVQRRATGFRVVHYPTARGCAASYYPETNVLVPLDATADTSNTPASKSVVVRLEQSTTD; encoded by the coding sequence ATGGCCACCAAGCCGCCCAAGGGCGATCCGGTCCAGGACGCGCCGCAGGTCACCGAGCCGAAACACGCGGCCGCCGGACTGCCGGCCATCGGACACACCCTGCGCATCGCCCAGCAGCAGATGGGCGTGAAACGCACCGCGCTGACCCTGCTGCGCGTCAACCAGAAGGACGGCTTCGACTGCCCGGGATGCGCCTGGCCCGAGCCCGACCACCGGCACACCGCCGAGTTCTGCGAGAACGGCGCGAAGGCCGTCGCCGAGGAAGCCACCCTGCGCCGGGTCACCCCCGAGTTCTTCGCCGCCCACCCGGTGGCCGACCTCGCGGACCGCAGCGGCTACTGGCTCGGCCAGCAGGGGCGGCTCACCCACCCCATGTACCTGCCCGAGGGCGCCGACCACTACGAACCGGTCTCCTGGGAGCGCGCGTTCGACATCGTCGCCGAGGAGATAGCCGCGCTCGGCTCACCGGACGAGGCCCTCTTCTACACCTCGGGCCGCACCAGCAACGAAGCCGCCTTCCTGTACCAGCTGTTCGCCCGGGAACTGGGCACCAACAACCTGCCCGACTGCTCCAACATGTGCCACGAGTCGTCCGGTTCCGCCCTGTCGGAGACCATCGGCGTCGGCAAGGGCAGCGTCCTGCTCGACGACCTGTACCAGGCCGACCTGATCATCGTGGCCGGACAGAACCCCGGCACCAACCACCCCCGGATGCTCTCCGCCCTGGAGAAGGCGAAGGCCGGCGGCGCCCGCATCATCAGCGTCAACCCGCTGCCCGAGGCCGGCCTCGAACGGTTCAAGAACCCCCAGACCCCGCAGGGCATGCTCAAGGGCGCCGCCCTCACCGACCTGTTCCTCCAGATCCGCCTCGGCGGCGACCAGGCCCTCTTCCGCCTCCTGAACAAACTGATCCTGCGGACCGAAGGCGCCGTCGACGACACCTTCGTCCGCGAACACACCCACGGCTACGAGGAGTTCGCCCACGCCGCGGAAGCCGCCGACTGGGACGAGACCCTCGCCGCGACCGGCCTGACCCGCGCGGAGATCGAGGAGACCCTGCGGATGGTGCTCGCCTCCGAGCGCACCATCGTCTGCTGGGCGATGGGCCTCACCCAGCACAAGCACTCCGTGCCCACCATCCGCGAGGTCGTCAACTTCCTCCTGCTGCGCGGCAACATCGGCCGCCCCGGCGCGGGCGTCTGCCCGGTGCGCGGCCACTCGAACGTCCAGGGCGACCGCACCATGGGCATCTTCGAACGCCCCGCACCCGCCTTCCTCGACGCCCTTCAGCGGGAGTTCGGCTTCGCTCCCCCGCGCGAACACGGCTACGACGTCGTCCGCGCCATCCGCGCCCTGCGCGACGGCGAGGCGAAGGTCTTCTTCGCGATGGGCGGCAACTTCGTCTCCGCCTCCCCCGACACCGAGGTCACCGAGGCCGCGATGCGCCGCGCCCGGCTCACCGTGCACGTGTCGACGAAACTCAACCGCTCCCACGTCGTCACCGGCGCCCGCGCCCTCATCCTGCCGACCCTCGGCCGCACCGAACGCGACGTCCAGGCCGGCGGCGAACAGTTCGTGACCGTCGAGGACTCCATGGGCATGGTGCACGCCTCACGCGGCCGCCTCGAACCCGCCGGCCCCGCACTGCTGTCGGAGCCCGCCATCGTCTGCCGGCTCGCCCGCCGGGTGCTCGGCACCGGCAGCGTCGTCCCGTGGGAGGAGTTCGAGAAGGACTACGCCACGGTCCGCGACCGGATCTCCCGCGTGGTACCCGGCTTCGAGGACTTCAACGCGCGCGTGGCGCACCCCGGCGGCTTCGCACTGCCCCACGGCCCGCGCGACGAACGCCGCTTCCCGACCGCCACCGGCAAGGCCAACTTCACCGCCGCCGCCGTCGAGTACCCCGAACTGCCCCCCGGACGGCTGCTGTTGCAGACCCTGCGCTCGCACGACCAGTACAACACCACGATCTACGGCCTCGACGACCGCTACCGGGGCATCAAGAACGGCCGCCGCGTGGTCCTCGTCAACCCGCAGGACGCCGCCGAACTGGGCGTCGCCGACGGCACCTACGTCGACCTGGTCGGCGAGTGGAAGGACGGGGTTCAACGACGGGCGACCGGCTTCCGGGTCGTGCACTACCCGACCGCGCGGGGCTGCGCCGCGTCCTACTACCCCGAGACCAACGTCCTGGTCCCGCTGGACGCCACCGCCGACACCAGCAACACCCCGGCCAGCAAGTCCGTGGTGGTCCGTCTGGAACAATCGACGACCGACTGA
- a CDS encoding PaaI family thioesterase has translation MGEQQQTQFPQEVIDEYAALGVDLPALFSAGHLGTRMGVEIVEASADRVVGTMPVEGNTQPYGLLHGGASAVLAETLGSVGSMLHGGSAKIAVGVDLNCTHHRGARSGLVTGVATPVHRGRSTATYEIVISDEEGRRVCTARLTCLLRDARPGDAAPAAH, from the coding sequence ATGGGCGAGCAGCAGCAGACGCAGTTCCCGCAGGAGGTCATCGACGAGTACGCCGCCCTCGGCGTCGACCTGCCCGCGCTGTTCTCCGCCGGGCACCTCGGCACCCGCATGGGCGTCGAGATCGTCGAGGCGTCCGCCGACCGCGTGGTCGGCACCATGCCCGTCGAGGGCAACACCCAGCCCTACGGCCTGCTGCACGGCGGCGCCTCCGCGGTGCTCGCCGAGACCCTCGGCTCGGTCGGCTCCATGCTCCACGGCGGCAGCGCGAAGATCGCCGTCGGCGTCGACCTCAACTGCACCCACCACCGCGGCGCCCGCTCAGGGCTCGTCACCGGCGTCGCCACCCCCGTGCACCGCGGCCGGTCCACCGCCACCTACGAGATCGTGATCAGCGACGAGGAGGGCCGACGCGTCTGCACCGCGCGCCTGACCTGCCTGCTCCGCGACGCCCGCCCCGGCGACGCCGCCCCCGCCGCACACTGA
- a CDS encoding branched-chain amino acid ABC transporter substrate-binding protein produces the protein MVILTSVLTTGALTLTACGSRDDSGSKSDSDSGTTFTIGVDAPLSGENSTTGLGIQYGVQVAVDDANKNNWVPGVKFKVKALDDKAQPATGQQNATALVGDKTVLGAVGPLNSGVAQSMQQVFTSANMVEISPSNTSPDLTQGKNWQTDKKRPYKTYFRTATTDALQGSFAADYAYNGLKKKKAFVVDDKQTYGAGLAKIFNKKFADLGGKIAGTDHVNTGDKDFGSLVTKIKNSGADLLYYGGQYDESSLITKQLKDAGVKIPLFGGDGMFASTYIETAGKASEGDLATSVGVPVDTLPAAKQFVETYKAKGYKGDYGAYGGYSYDAASAIIKAVKAVKDANGDKLPTDINDLRAKIVDAVQKSDFQGITGKVSFDEYGDTGNKQLTVYQVKDGAWKAVKTGTATG, from the coding sequence TTGGTGATACTCACCTCCGTTCTCACGACCGGAGCCCTGACGCTCACCGCCTGCGGCTCCCGTGACGACAGCGGCAGCAAGAGCGACAGCGACTCGGGCACCACCTTCACGATCGGCGTCGACGCGCCCCTGTCCGGCGAGAACTCGACCACCGGCCTCGGCATCCAGTACGGCGTTCAGGTCGCCGTCGACGACGCCAACAAGAACAACTGGGTCCCCGGCGTCAAGTTCAAGGTCAAGGCCCTCGACGACAAGGCCCAGCCCGCCACCGGACAGCAGAACGCCACCGCACTGGTCGGCGACAAGACCGTCCTCGGCGCGGTCGGCCCGCTGAACTCCGGCGTCGCCCAGTCCATGCAGCAGGTCTTCACCTCCGCCAACATGGTCGAGATATCCCCGTCCAACACCAGCCCCGACCTCACCCAGGGCAAGAACTGGCAGACGGACAAGAAGCGCCCCTACAAGACCTACTTCCGCACCGCCACCACCGACGCCCTCCAGGGCAGCTTCGCCGCCGACTACGCGTACAACGGCCTCAAGAAGAAGAAGGCCTTCGTCGTCGACGACAAGCAGACCTACGGCGCCGGCCTCGCCAAGATCTTCAACAAGAAGTTCGCCGACCTCGGCGGCAAGATCGCCGGAACCGACCACGTCAACACCGGCGACAAGGACTTCGGCTCCCTCGTCACCAAGATCAAGAACTCCGGCGCCGACCTGCTCTACTACGGCGGCCAGTACGACGAATCCTCGCTGATCACCAAGCAGCTCAAGGACGCCGGCGTCAAGATCCCCCTCTTCGGCGGCGACGGCATGTTCGCCTCCACCTACATCGAAACCGCCGGAAAAGCCTCCGAAGGCGACCTCGCCACCTCCGTCGGCGTCCCCGTCGACACCCTCCCCGCCGCCAAGCAGTTCGTCGAGACCTACAAGGCCAAGGGCTACAAGGGAGACTACGGCGCCTACGGCGGCTACTCCTACGACGCCGCCTCCGCCATCATCAAGGCAGTGAAGGCCGTCAAGGACGCCAACGGCGACAAGCTCCCCACCGACATCAACGACCTCCGCGCGAAGATCGTCGACGCCGTCCAGAAGTCCGACTTCCAGGGCATCACCGGCAAGGTCTCCTTCGACGAATACGGCGACACCGGCAACAAGCAGCTCACCGTCTACCAGGTCAAGGACGGCGCCTGGAAGGCCGTCAAGACCGGCACCGCCACCGGCTGA
- a CDS encoding branched-chain amino acid ABC transporter permease gives MNTLPQQLANGLLLGSMYGLIAIGYTMVYGIVQLINFAHGEIFMTGAFGALTVYLYILPDGTNLLVAVPLMLIGGALVAVLIAVGAERFAYRPLRGAPRLAPLITAIGLSLALQEVVRNFYPGADRARAFPGLDATHDIGSVTIKDADIFLILAAIVCMSGLAWFVRKSRTGRAMQATAQDPDTAQLMGIDTNRIIVVAFAIGGLFAAVAAVAYGLKYGNVDYRMGFLMGLKAFTAAVLGGIGNIYGAMLGGIVLGIAETLASAYIDEIPGMQQLGGQSWANVWAFCLLILVLLFRPQGLLGERVADRA, from the coding sequence GTGAACACCCTGCCGCAGCAGCTGGCCAACGGGCTGCTCCTAGGCTCGATGTACGGGCTGATCGCCATCGGCTACACGATGGTGTACGGCATCGTCCAGCTCATCAACTTCGCGCACGGCGAGATCTTCATGACCGGCGCCTTCGGCGCCCTCACGGTCTACCTCTACATCCTGCCCGACGGCACCAACCTGCTCGTCGCCGTCCCCCTGATGCTGATCGGCGGCGCCCTCGTCGCCGTCCTCATCGCCGTCGGAGCGGAACGGTTCGCCTACCGGCCCCTGCGCGGAGCACCCCGCCTGGCACCACTCATCACCGCCATCGGCCTCTCCCTGGCACTCCAGGAGGTCGTGCGCAACTTCTACCCCGGCGCCGACCGCGCCCGCGCCTTCCCCGGCCTCGACGCCACCCACGACATCGGCTCCGTCACCATCAAGGACGCCGACATCTTCCTCATCCTCGCCGCCATCGTCTGCATGTCCGGCCTCGCCTGGTTCGTCCGCAAAAGCCGCACCGGCCGCGCCATGCAAGCCACCGCACAGGACCCCGACACCGCCCAACTCATGGGCATCGACACCAACCGCATCATCGTCGTCGCCTTCGCCATCGGCGGACTCTTCGCCGCCGTCGCCGCCGTCGCCTACGGCCTCAAATACGGCAACGTCGACTACCGCATGGGCTTCCTCATGGGCCTCAAAGCCTTCACCGCGGCCGTCCTCGGCGGCATCGGCAACATCTACGGCGCCATGCTCGGCGGCATCGTCCTCGGCATCGCCGAGACCCTCGCCTCCGCCTACATCGACGAGATACCCGGCATGCAACAGCTCGGCGGCCAGAGCTGGGCCAACGTCTGGGCCTTCTGTCTCCTCATCCTCGTGCTGCTGTTCCGGCCACAAGGCCTGCTCGGCGAACGCGTAGCGGACAGGGCGTGA
- a CDS encoding branched-chain amino acid ABC transporter permease encodes MTETTTTPPADQAPAPTARGLVPLPPTTALPLLLAGGIATAASTFLAWTWTADFPGDLTVSGYPGGLQWLTFTAGLLTALFALSAYRVRGLRWLTPAGNHAPLLLVAVGGFGTTWYTVLAITIKLGGLANLEPGGYIAAAASLIPLIGALALPADHQGDNLVTALKARIAKPDRIPTAQATTPWVQRAAITAVAVVGLIVFTYGIDTEYGELFIGYLIVVVFTIWALHTAGLLDRFSQLLASNRSFALAMGFLAAIAFPFTQTDDHYANIGVNILIFGTVALGLNIVVGLAGLLDLGYVAFLGVGAYTAALVSGSEFSKFSGVQFPFWAAALTGAAASLIFGVLIGAPTLRLRGDYLAIVTLGFGEIFRIAVNNMDGDSGPDITNGPNGIPSIPDLSFFGFNFGDPHNVAGFTLGRFANYYLLMVLIMALVVLVYTRAADSRIGRSWIAIREDETAATAMGINGFRVKLVAFALGASLAGLAGTVSAHVTYSVVPNPYQFAGSTPPNSAFLLAAVVLGGMGTVAGPLLGAALLYLLPEKLVFLQDKSLLAFGIALILLMRFRPEGIIANRRRQLEFHETGQLDVPDTTTLTDEPAVTKAGT; translated from the coding sequence ATGACCGAGACAACCACGACCCCGCCCGCCGACCAGGCCCCCGCACCCACCGCCCGCGGCCTCGTCCCCCTGCCCCCCACCACCGCACTGCCCCTGCTGCTCGCGGGCGGAATCGCCACCGCCGCCTCCACCTTCCTCGCCTGGACGTGGACCGCGGACTTCCCCGGCGACCTCACCGTCAGCGGCTACCCCGGCGGCCTCCAGTGGCTCACCTTCACCGCCGGACTCCTCACCGCCCTCTTCGCCCTGTCCGCCTACCGGGTCCGCGGCCTGCGCTGGCTCACGCCCGCCGGGAACCACGCACCCCTCCTGCTCGTCGCGGTCGGCGGCTTCGGCACCACCTGGTACACGGTCCTCGCGATCACCATCAAACTCGGCGGCCTCGCCAACCTCGAACCCGGCGGATACATCGCCGCCGCCGCCTCCCTCATCCCCCTCATCGGCGCCCTCGCACTGCCCGCCGACCACCAGGGCGACAACCTCGTCACCGCCCTCAAGGCGCGGATCGCCAAACCCGACCGGATCCCCACGGCCCAGGCCACCACCCCGTGGGTGCAGCGCGCGGCCATCACGGCCGTCGCCGTCGTCGGACTGATCGTCTTCACCTACGGCATCGACACCGAGTACGGCGAGCTGTTCATCGGCTACCTGATCGTCGTCGTCTTCACCATCTGGGCCCTGCACACCGCAGGACTCCTCGACCGCTTCTCCCAACTCCTCGCGAGCAACCGCAGCTTCGCCCTCGCCATGGGCTTCCTCGCCGCCATCGCGTTCCCCTTCACCCAGACCGACGACCACTACGCCAACATCGGCGTCAACATCCTCATCTTCGGAACCGTCGCCCTCGGCCTCAACATCGTCGTCGGCCTCGCCGGACTCCTCGACCTCGGATACGTCGCCTTCCTCGGCGTCGGCGCCTACACCGCCGCCCTCGTCTCCGGCTCCGAATTCTCCAAATTCTCCGGCGTCCAATTCCCCTTCTGGGCCGCCGCCCTCACCGGCGCCGCCGCCTCCCTCATCTTCGGCGTCCTCATCGGCGCCCCCACCCTCCGACTCCGCGGCGACTACCTCGCCATCGTCACCCTCGGCTTCGGAGAGATCTTCCGCATCGCCGTCAACAACATGGACGGCGACTCAGGACCCGACATCACCAACGGCCCCAACGGCATCCCCTCCATCCCCGACCTCTCCTTCTTCGGCTTCAACTTCGGCGACCCCCACAACGTCGCCGGCTTCACCCTCGGCCGATTCGCCAACTACTACCTGCTCATGGTCCTGATCATGGCGCTCGTCGTCCTCGTCTACACCCGCGCCGCCGACTCCCGCATCGGCCGCTCCTGGATCGCCATCCGCGAAGACGAAACCGCCGCCACCGCCATGGGCATCAACGGCTTCCGCGTCAAACTCGTCGCCTTCGCCCTCGGCGCCTCCCTCGCCGGACTCGCCGGAACCGTCAGCGCCCACGTCACCTACAGCGTCGTCCCCAACCCCTACCAATTCGCCGGCTCGACGCCCCCCAACTCGGCGTTCCTCCTCGCCGCCGTCGTCCTCGGCGGCATGGGCACCGTGGCAGGACCCCTGCTCGGCGCCGCCCTCCTCTACCTGCTCCCGGAAAAGCTCGTCTTCCTCCAGGACAAATCGCTGCTCGCCTTCGGCATCGCCCTCATCCTCCTCATGCGCTTCCGCCCCGAAGGCATCATCGCCAACCGCCGCCGCCAACTCGAATTCCACGAGACCGGCCAACTCGACGTACCGGACACCACGACGCTGACCGACGAACCGGCCGTCACCAAGGCAGGGACGTGA
- a CDS encoding ABC transporter ATP-binding protein, which yields MTTPVLEARDVTMRFGGLTAVRSVDFTVNTGEIVGLIGPNGAGKTTFFNCLTGLYVPTEGTVSYQGTVLPPKPHLVTKAGIARTFQNIRLFANMTVLENVLVGRHTRTKEGLWSALLRGPGFKKAERESEERAMELLAFIGLDHKRDHLARNLPYGEQRKLEIARALASEPGLLLLDEPTAGMNPQETRTTEELVFAIRDRGVAVLVIEHDMRFIFNLCDRVAVLVQGEKLVEGTSDVVQADERVVAAYLGEPFESDPSTTKGEAQ from the coding sequence ATGACGACACCTGTACTCGAAGCCCGCGACGTCACCATGCGCTTCGGCGGCCTCACCGCCGTCCGCTCCGTCGACTTCACCGTCAACACCGGAGAGATCGTCGGCCTCATCGGCCCCAACGGCGCCGGCAAAACCACCTTCTTCAACTGCCTCACCGGCCTCTACGTCCCCACCGAAGGCACCGTCTCCTACCAAGGAACCGTCCTCCCACCCAAACCCCACCTCGTCACCAAAGCCGGCATCGCCCGCACCTTCCAGAACATCCGGCTCTTCGCCAACATGACCGTCCTGGAAAACGTCCTCGTCGGCCGCCACACCCGCACCAAAGAAGGACTCTGGTCCGCCCTCCTCCGCGGCCCCGGCTTCAAAAAAGCCGAACGCGAAAGCGAAGAACGCGCCATGGAACTCCTCGCGTTCATCGGCCTCGACCACAAACGCGACCACCTCGCGCGCAACCTCCCCTACGGCGAACAACGCAAACTGGAGATCGCCCGCGCCCTCGCCTCCGAACCCGGCCTGCTCCTCCTCGACGAACCCACCGCAGGCATGAACCCCCAGGAGACCCGCACCACCGAAGAACTCGTCTTCGCCATCCGCGACCGAGGCGTCGCCGTCCTCGTCATCGAGCACGACATGCGCTTCATCTTCAACCTCTGCGACCGGGTCGCCGTCCTCGTCCAAGGCGAAAAACTCGTCGAAGGCACCTCCGACGTCGTCCAGGCCGACGAACGCGTCGTCGCCGCCTACCTCGGCGAACCCTTCGAGAGCGACCCCAGCACCACCAAGGGAGAAGCCCAGTGA
- a CDS encoding ABC transporter ATP-binding protein, whose translation MTALLEVEDLRVSYGKIEAVKGISFTVEAGEVVTLIGTNGAGKTTTLRTLSGLLKPSAGKITFEGKPLNGVPAHKIVALGLAHSPEGRHIFPRLSIAENLQLGAFLRKDKEGIEKDIQRAYDLFPILGERRKQAAGTLSGGEQQMLAMGRALMSQPKLLMLDEPSMGLSPIMMQKIMATIAELKSQGTTILLVEQNAQAALSLADQGHVMEVGSIVLSGTGSDLLHDESVRKAYLGED comes from the coding sequence GTGACCGCACTCCTCGAAGTCGAGGACCTCAGGGTCTCCTACGGCAAGATCGAAGCCGTCAAAGGCATCTCCTTCACCGTCGAAGCCGGCGAAGTCGTCACCCTGATCGGCACCAACGGCGCCGGCAAGACCACCACCCTGCGCACCCTCTCAGGACTCCTCAAACCCAGCGCAGGAAAAATCACCTTCGAAGGCAAACCCCTCAACGGCGTCCCCGCACACAAGATCGTCGCCCTCGGACTCGCCCACTCCCCCGAAGGCCGACACATCTTCCCCCGGCTCAGCATCGCCGAAAACCTCCAACTCGGCGCCTTCCTCCGCAAAGACAAAGAAGGCATCGAAAAAGACATCCAGCGCGCCTACGACCTCTTCCCCATCCTCGGAGAACGCCGCAAACAAGCCGCAGGCACCCTCTCAGGCGGCGAACAACAAATGCTCGCCATGGGCCGCGCCCTCATGTCCCAGCCCAAACTGCTCATGCTCGACGAACCCTCCATGGGCCTCTCTCCGATCATGATGCAGAAAATCATGGCGACCATCGCCGAACTCAAATCACAGGGCACCACCATCCTGCTCGTCGAACAGAACGCCCAGGCCGCCCTCTCCCTCGCCGACCAGGGCCACGTCATGGAAGTCGGCAGCATCGTCCTCTCCGGCACCGGCTCCGACCTCCTCCACGACGAATCCGTCCGCAAGGCATACCTCGGCGAAGACTGA
- a CDS encoding ANTAR domain-containing response regulator — protein sequence MTAPESPQPADAPDDDKSHVPPLTTRVVIAEDEALIRLDLKEMLEEEGYSVVGEAGDGEQAVELAREHRPDLVILDVKMPKLDGISAAEKIAEDRIAPVLMLTAFSQRDLVERARDAGAMAYLVKPFSKSDVVPAIEMAVSRFTELKELEREVADLSQRLETRKLVDRAKSVLQTEYGLTEPAAFRWIQKTSMDRRMSMQQVAEAVIQDAQEKKASKG from the coding sequence GTGACCGCCCCCGAGTCGCCCCAGCCCGCAGACGCGCCCGACGACGACAAGTCGCACGTGCCTCCGCTGACGACCCGTGTCGTCATCGCCGAGGACGAGGCCCTGATCCGGCTTGATCTCAAAGAGATGCTGGAGGAGGAGGGGTACAGCGTCGTCGGTGAGGCGGGCGATGGTGAGCAGGCCGTCGAGCTTGCTCGTGAGCACCGTCCTGATCTGGTGATCCTGGATGTGAAGATGCCGAAGCTGGATGGCATCTCCGCGGCTGAGAAGATCGCTGAGGACCGTATCGCGCCGGTGCTGATGCTGACGGCTTTCTCGCAGCGTGATCTGGTCGAGCGGGCCAGGGACGCGGGTGCCATGGCGTATCTGGTGAAGCCGTTCAGCAAGAGTGATGTGGTTCCGGCGATCGAGATGGCTGTGTCGCGGTTCACGGAGTTGAAGGAACTGGAGAGGGAGGTCGCGGATCTCTCGCAGCGGCTGGAGACGCGGAAGCTGGTGGATCGTGCGAAGTCGGTGTTGCAGACGGAGTACGGCTTGACGGAGCCGGCGGCGTTCCGGTGGATCCAGAAGACGTCGATGGATCGTCGGATGTCGATGCAGCAGGTGGCGGAGGCGGTTATTCAGGACGCGCAGGAGAAGAAGGCGTCCAAGGGCTGA
- a CDS encoding helix-turn-helix domain-containing protein codes for MYDISTRERTLALLGQGRSLSSISRETGISRAAIRSWQIRLEPLPRMVAPAPGPPADDHAYAYLLGLYLGDGCISAHPRTGTYLRIACADAWPGLLQLCREAITRVRPGVGVYSVQKQGCAMVTSYSPHWPELFPQHGPGKKHERRIVLEPWQQAIVDAHPWEFIRGLIHSDGCRIVNWTTRVVDGMKRRYEYPRYFFTNLSVDIRRLYTNTLDGLGIDWKQANAQNVSVARKASVAPMDVHIGPKY; via the coding sequence ATGTACGACATCAGCACGCGCGAGCGAACACTCGCGCTCCTCGGCCAGGGCCGCAGCCTCAGCTCCATCAGCCGGGAGACCGGGATCTCGCGCGCAGCGATCCGCTCCTGGCAGATCCGTCTCGAACCCCTGCCCCGGATGGTCGCCCCGGCGCCAGGACCGCCCGCCGACGATCACGCCTACGCCTACCTGCTGGGCCTTTACCTGGGCGACGGCTGCATCAGCGCACACCCACGCACCGGCACCTATCTCCGTATCGCCTGCGCGGACGCCTGGCCCGGACTTCTCCAGCTCTGCCGGGAGGCCATCACGCGGGTGCGTCCGGGCGTCGGCGTCTACAGCGTCCAGAAACAAGGCTGCGCGATGGTGACCAGCTACTCACCGCACTGGCCCGAACTCTTCCCCCAGCACGGCCCCGGCAAGAAGCACGAGCGTCGGATCGTCCTCGAACCCTGGCAGCAGGCGATCGTCGACGCTCACCCCTGGGAGTTCATCCGGGGTCTCATCCACTCCGACGGGTGCCGGATCGTCAACTGGACGACGCGCGTGGTTGACGGGATGAAGCGACGTTACGAATATCCGCGGTACTTCTTCACCAACTTGTCCGTCGACATCAGACGGCTCTACACCAACACCCTCGACGGACTCGGCATCGATTGGAAGCAGGCCAATGCCCAGAACGTCTCTGTCGCCCGCAAGGCGTCCGTCGCTCCGATGGACGTCCATATCGGGCCCAAGTACTGA